One segment of Carya illinoinensis cultivar Pawnee chromosome 1, C.illinoinensisPawnee_v1, whole genome shotgun sequence DNA contains the following:
- the LOC122305516 gene encoding triacylglycerol lipase OBL1-like, with amino-acid sequence MATATCDKGFSCSYMLLKPEEVRFLDLIHILFSSDIGKRDFVDSAGHDSTEESFRRRWLIFISIVAQKFLQFVAKPLGFVGSLIETWLNLVSSNRSLGRLFLNLCRGSVQKPDKSSANFLSFIGNLDKRVELDGSIKCGDGKYHAALSMMASKASYENRSYLEATIKDQWKMEFVDSYDFWNDYQEKATTQAFVLRDKNEGQDTIVVAFRGTEPFDSDAWCSDFDISWYELHGVGRIHGGFMKSLGLQKNVGWPKELVKQDDSRPKLLAYYAIRDMLKELLKQNDRARYILTGHSMGGSLAILFPTILLMHEEKLLLERLDGVYTYGQPRVGDENFGKFMEKHLEEYNIRYFRFVYSNDLVPRLPYDDKTLMFKHFGTCLYYNTAYEGKIVSEEPNKNYFSPLGAIPMMLTAFRELFRSFTIKYTRGPEYRESSLLKIFRVIGLIIPGIPAHCPQDYVNATRLGSSDLFLPRPKDPENQK; translated from the exons ATGGCGACCGCTACTTGCGACAAGGGCTTCTCTTGCAGTTATATGCTACTGAAACCGGAGGAAGTGCGCTTCCTCGATCTCATTCACATTCTGTTTTCCAGTGACATAGGGAAAAGGGACTTTGTGGACAGCGCTGGCCATGATAGCACGGAGGAAAGCTTTCGTCGGAGGTGGCTCATATTCATCTCCATAGTTGCCCAGAAGTTCCTGCAATTTGTGGCGAAGCCGCTGGGATTTGTTGGATCGTTGATTGAGACGTGGCTGAACCTTGTTTCAAGTAATCGCAGCTTGGGTAGGCTTTTCCTAAATCTCTGTCGAG GGAGTGTGCAAAAACCGGATAAATCATCAGCAAATTTCTTGTCGTTTATTGGTAATTTGGACAAGCGAGTGGAGCTGGACGGTAGCATCAAGTGTGGAGATGGTAAGTACCATGCAGCACTGTCTATGATGGCCTCTAAAGCATCATATGAGAACAGATCCTATCTCGAAGCTACGATCAAGGATCAATGGAAG ATGGAGTTCGTGGATTCTTATGATTTCTGGAACG ATTATCAAGAAAAAGCCACTACACAAGCCTTTGTGCTTCGAGATAAAAACGAAGGGCAGGATACTATTGTTGTGGCCTTTAGAGGAACCGAACCCTTTGATTCAGATGCATGGTGTTCTGACTTTGACATCTCCTGGTATGAACTTCATGGAGTTGGAAGAATCCATGGCGGCTTCATGAAATCACTAGGGTTGCAGAAGAATGTTGGTTGGCCTAAGGAATTAGTTAAACAAGACGACAGCCGCCCAAAATTATTAGCGTACTATGCCATTAGAGACATGTTAAAAGAACTTTTGAAACAAAACGACCGGGCAAGGTATATATTGACGGGCCACAGTATGGGTGGGTCTCTAGCAATTCTCTTTCCAACGATATTGTTAATGCACGAGGAGAAATTGTTGTTGGAGCGGTTGGATGGTGTTTATACGTATGGGCAGCCTAGGGTTGGAGATGAAAACTTTGGGAAGTTTATGGAAAAACATTTGGAGGAGTACAACATACGTTATTTTAGGTTTGTTTACAGCAATGATCTGGTGCCTAGGTTGCCCTACGATGACAaaacactgatgttcaagcacTTTGGGACATGCCTCTACTATAATACAGCATACGAAGGAAAG ATTGTTTCTGAGGAACCAAACAAGAACTATTTCTCACCACTGGGAGCCATTCCTATGATGCTAACTGCATTTCGGGAGCTGTTCAGAAGCTTTACAATCAAGTATACAAGGGGACCGGAGTACAGAGAAAGCTCACTCCTCAAAATATTTAGGGTAATTGGTTTGATAATTCCAGGAATACCAGCTCATTGCCCACAAGATTATGTAAATGCCACTCGACTGGGATCCTCTGACTTATTTCTCCCACGTCCCAAGGACCCAGAAAACCAAAAGTAG